From Drosophila virilis strain 15010-1051.87 chromosome X, Dvir_AGI_RSII-ME, whole genome shotgun sequence, the proteins below share one genomic window:
- the LOC6636686 gene encoding transcription factor SPT20 homolog encodes MSETIASERNSQAIGTLNDNLEIIQDIVDGKVFNDYIADDETLKIIEPFDKPENTIDNCNNILEKSPLDRESSKVKKCVTFNPNDEKIRKFTTGEPIVDQQNPFKNGHIAAGRDKKTPPPVPTKRSTLSVRKTVTQQLREREREKEKEREKLKERELEEKNLRDKEREQQKNETNARKKNASKVNLGADEFITTEEVLNQSKYVKTYIKNPDAYFVYDPTVLARLKFEELRDIAGKIPKRKQNLGAQSSLGNRRDPKTHSKLSKNQEANNNNNNINKPKIPTFKKCSKPNYPELANLKIRTGTDSNGDFFNPAEVTKNAKKFDERVKKLQISSDDDLDDIDGPLTKSESSDELNQPSSPGVPQGPNETTSMTSNGNSPGTFTNTISSEEFQAYLERKGLALMPKRHINSSTPKSSPTPTPTTTTTPTRSSTFQTAEERRQQVAESLAALRKSNTKKLSVLQRLSNSLFATRRKTTPKGAIPMPRTVYGDVDDHKKYSSTPAEMRRILLESQTNGRQPNGQLKQETGIQPRPAARSGDLLKQAAPRPSERNTAPMINGTWKPQADGKLENAPFQRGAERQSLIPRRVSPEGNLNRFNRSASMDRNQIRLNGQRTLSRLESVGQRRSVASCMSSDERSSYPIATSTPVRKTLEQQKGDAASNEWEQLRAIKEVTDRQLYHKVLQQQQQQQQQQQHQQQQQQQQQRQQRQSEENIYEHLQSNQLMNAAPAPYFVRGSLQRNTFSGISGRNRQVMILDGTPIGPASGPVPMPMPVNVSNQQLLQQQQQQQQQQQQQQQQQPPPRCQSVLDEMIMPSNQAATRRGYESENETPVVLRRKESSAARRIGGLLTREEILEKVKEFCRKSINRTPLPAAKMQPIYERHNNSNKNGADISPVSYASVETHKRPASQLSARPQVPLRVQSLPRSSYGPGSGGANCASPIYAHVNKRNSLLSNDSEQYVSNQQLPTQRSMQNPQSLLTLTPTEYVLIQTEDGLQAAKLIDYHNSSLYMQPQYIRASPQGYVRIEELALAQQQQQQQAQAQAQAQAQQQQVQQLQNGRATPLILDRSGQQTSQIYWTPQRTNFNQMTLQKSPRRGSERMYPIPAPRLHMPQNYVLANGQPYATVVPAPRNQVQHCNRQQLARNTSDWDCSSEADEIRRIMEKSL; translated from the coding sequence ATGTCTGAGACAATTGCCAGCGAGCGCAACTCCCAGGCAATTGGCACTCTAAACGATAATCTAGAGATTATCCAAGATATTGTCGATGGCAAAGTATTTAACGATTATATCGCAGATGATGAGACGTTGAAAATAATTGAACCGTTTGATAAGCCGGAGAATACGATtgacaattgcaacaacataTTGGAGAAGAGTCCGCTGGACAGGGAGAGCAGCAAGGTGAAAAAGTGCGTTACATTCAATCCGAACGATGAGAAAATCCGTAAGTTTACCACGGGCGAGCCGATCGTTGATCAACAGAATCCCTTCAAGAATGGTCACATAGCTGCTGGCCGGGATAAGAAGACGCCGCCGCCGGTGCCCACAAAGCGTTCCACGTTGAGTGTACGGAAAACGGTTACGCAACAGTTGCGTGAACGCGAACGCGAAAAGGAAAAGGAACGAGAAAAACTGAAGGAGCGTGAGCTCGAAGAGAAAAACCTTAGGGACAAGGAGCGCGAACAGCAAAAGAACGAAACGAACGCACGCAAAAAGAATGCCAGTAAAGTGAATCTGGGTGCTGATGAATTCATAACCACCGAGGAGGTACTTAATCAATCCAAATATGTTAAGACGTACATTAAAAATCCGGATGCTTACTTTGTATACGATCCCACGGTGCTCGCACGTCTGAAATTCGAGGAGCTGCGCGACATTGCCGGTAAAATACCCAAGCGAAAGCAAAATCTGGGCGCGCAGTCGTCGTTGGGTAATCGACGAGATCCCAAGACGCATTCAAAGCTGTCGAAGAATCAAGaggctaacaacaacaataataatattaataaaccgAAGATACCCACATTCAAGAAGTGCTCGAAACCAAATTATCCGGAATTGGCCAATCTGAAGATCAGAACTGGCACCGACTCCAACGGCGATTTCTTTAATCCCGCCGAGGTGaccaaaaatgccaaaaagtttGATGAGCGCGTCAAAAAGCTGCAAATCAGCTCCGACGACGATCTGGACGACATAGACGGACCCCTGACCAAAAGCGAGTCCAGCGACGAGCTCAACCAGCCGTCAAGTCCCGGCGTGCCTCAAGGGCCAAACGAGACCACAAGCATGACAAGCAACGGGAATAGTCCCGGCACCTTCACCAACACCATCAGTTCCGAAGAGTTCCAGGCGTACTTGGAACGCAAGGGTCTGGCGCTGATGCCCAAGCGGCACATTAATAGCTCAACGCCCAAATCgtcgccgacgccgacgccaacgacgacgacaacgccGACACGGTCAAGCACATTCCAAACGGCCGAGGAGCGCCGCCAACAGGTGGCCGAATCCTTGGCGGCTCTGCGCAAAAGCAACACCAAGAAGCTATCGGTGCTGCAGCGCCTCTCCAACAGTTTATTTGCGACGCGTCGCAAGACCACGCCCAAGGGCGCAATACCCATGCCGCGCACGGTTTACGGTGACGTCGATGACCATAAGAAATACAGTAGTACGCCGGCCGAGATGCGGCGTATACTGCTCGAAAGCCAAACGAATGGACGCCAGCCGAATGGCCAATTGAAGCAGGAAACTGGCATACAGCCACGTCCCGCCGCCAGATCCGGTGATTTGCTCAAACAAGCTGCGCCCAGGCCAAGTGAACGGAATACGGCGCCAATGATCAATGGCACATGGAAGCCGCAGGCGGATGGCAAGCTGGAGAATGCGCCATTCCAGCGTGGAGCGGAACGCCAGAGCCTGATACCCAGACGCGTCTCGCCCGAAGGCAATCTTAATCGTTTCAACCGATCGGCATCCATGGACCGCAATCAGATCAGATTGAATGGCCAACGCACACTGAGTCGGCTGGAGAGCGTGGGCCAACGGCGTTCCGTGGCATCCTGCATGTCCAGCGATGAGCGCAGCAGCTATCCCATTGCCACATCGACGCCAGTGAGAAAAACGCTGGAGCAGCAAAAGGGCGATGCGGCTAGCAATGAATGGGAGCAATTGCGCGCCATCAAGGAGGTGACCGATCGCCAGCTATACCACAAGGTgctccagcaacagcagcaacagcagcagcagcagcagcatcagcagcagcagcagcagcagcagcagcggcaacagcggcagAGTGAGGAGAACATTTATGAACATCTGCAGTCCAATCAGCTGATGAACGCTGCTCCGGCGCCGTACTTTGTGCGCGGCTCGCTGCAGCGGAACACCTTCTCCGGCATCAGCGGTCGCAATCGCCAGGTGATGATATTGGACGGCACGCCCATTGGACCAGCGTCAGGGCCagtgccaatgccaatgccagtTAATGTGAGCAATCAACagttgctgcaacaacagcagcagcaacagcagcagcagcagcagcaacaacaacagcagccgccgccgcgcTGCCAGAGCGTACTGGATGAGATGATCATGCCCAGCAATCAGGCGGCGACACGTCGCGGCTACGAGAGCGAGAATGAGACGCCAGTAGTACTGAGGCGCAAAGAGTCGAGCGCGGCGCGTCGCATTGGCGGCCTGTTGACGCGCGAAGAGATCCTGGAGAAGGTGAAAGAGTTTTGCCGCAAATCCATTAATCGCACGCCGCTGCCCGCCGCCAAAATGCAGCCCATTTACGAGcggcacaacaacagcaacaagaacggCGCCGACATTTCGCCCGTTTCGTACGCCTCCGTGGAGACGCACAAGCGACCCGCCTCACAGCTGAGCGCCAGGCCACAAGTGCCGCTGCGCGTGCAGAGCTTGCCGCGCTCTAGCTATGGTCCAGGCTCGGGCGGCGCCAATTGTGCCTCGCCTATCTATGCGCACGTGAACAAGCGCAACAGCCTGCTGTCCAATGACTCCGAGCAGTATGTGTCCAATCAACAGTTGCCGACTCAGCGCTCAATGCAAAATCCGCAGTCGCTGCTGACGCTTACACCAACGGAGTATGTGCTCATCCAGACGGAGGATGGCCTGCAGGCCGCCAAGTTAATTGACTATCACAATAGCAGCCTGTACATGCAGCCGCAATACATTCGCGCCAGTCCCCAGGGCTATGTGCGCATCGAGGAGCTGGCActcgcgcagcagcagcagcagcagcaggcacaggCGCAGGCACAGGCGCAggctcaacagcagcaggtgcagcagctgcagaatGGCCGTGCGACACCTCTCATACTTGATCGTTCCGGACAGCAGACCAGTCAGATCTATTGGACGCCGCAGCGTACCAACTTCAATCAGATGACTTTGCAGAAAAGTCCGCGCCGCGGCTCCGAACGCATGTATCCAATCCCAGCGCCCAGATTGCACATGCCCCAAAACTATGTGCTGGCGAATGGCCAGCCATATGCAACTGTTGTGCCGGCGCCCAGGAATCAGGTGCAGCACTGCAACAGGCAGCAATTGGCGCGAAACACATCTGATTGGGATTGCAGCTCCGAGGCGGACGAAATAAGGCGCATCATGGAGAAATCGTTGTAG